From Camelina sativa cultivar DH55 chromosome 20, Cs, whole genome shotgun sequence, the proteins below share one genomic window:
- the LOC104770882 gene encoding uncharacterized protein LOC104770882, whose product MVNLFLSEPKLNDVVAHNSSNIDVILPLLNKLGSHIQSLVTRGGRSEARLWLCSALSTVSISPRKQLSVFMKLLRSKPRKLQFVSQLLTMMFEKRPRRLGSLLAKRSYILEKFFEGHPKRILEWFSEFAYDGGSDHKRGAKALAQFAFANRDICWDELEWRGKHGQSPAVVATKPHYLLDLDVQRTIENFLDNVPEFWSSKEFAESLKDGQVLFLDTKFFIDLFIGFMYEEDMNDVWDAVEDFLTEESFSSLTQHLLITLEECDLCRFLELLGNYFEPSIESWDCGDSSCWLGVVLSKYVDAESIDELLLLNSIINQGRQLLRLVRDENLDDEGKLLKETTAEIFRGLENGSSFSLILRDLSKMKHEEVIRLLGLLSWTIHFRLAEECQTPDSWELLFRKNGIESRRSSDHSLLLSHKGFSEESESDSDSRSQVSKKRHKREKKKRKKKKKRAIDDDEELLGLHQTSRSWLLSTDGFSATWTSVDLPDHIAKYSLSTWMKWLLARQK is encoded by the exons ATGGTGAATTTGTTCTTGTCTGAACCAAAGTTGAACGATGTTGTTGCCCACAACAGTAGCAACATCGATGTGATTTTACCTCTGTTGAACAAATTAGGCTCTCACATTCAATCGTTGGTGACTCGTGGAGGTCGATCAGAAGCTAGACTTTGGCTTTGTAGTGCTCTTTCTACTGTTTCTATATCCCCTAGGAAGCAACTTAGTGTTTTCATGAAGTTGTTAAGATCAAAACCTAGAAAGTTGCAGTTTGTATCTCAGCTTCTGACAATGATGTTTGAGAAGAGACCTAGGAGACTTGGATCTTTGTTAGCCAAAAGAAGCTATATACTTGAGAAATTCTTTGAAG GGCATCCAAAGCGTATACTAGAGTGGTTCTCTGAGTTTGCTTATGATGGTGGGTCTGATCACAAACGCGGTGCAAAAGCATTGGCTCAGTTTGCGTTTGCGAACCGGGATATATGTTGGGATGAGCTTGAATGGCGAGGCAAGCACGGTCAGTCGCCTGCGGTTGTTGCTACAAAGCCTCATTACCTTCTTGATTTGGACGTTCAACGGACCATTGAGAATTTTCTTGACAATGTTCCTGAGTTTTGGTCATCTAAAGAGTTTGCTGAGTCTCTGAAAGATGGccaggttttgtttcttgataCCAAATTCTTTATAGATCTGTTTATCGGTTTCATGTATGAGGAAGATATGAATGATGTGTGGGATGCTGTGGAGGATTTTCTTACGGAGGagtctttctcttctttaactcAGCATCTCCTTATCACACTTGAAGAATGTGACTTGTGTCGATTTCTTGAATTGCTTGGCAACTATTTCGAGCCAAGCATTGAATCTTGGGATTGTGGTGACTCTTCTTGCTGGCTCGGGGTTGTTCTTTCAAAATATGTTGACGCGGAATCTATTGACGAGCTTCTACTGCTGAATTCTATTATCAACCAAGGTCGTCAGTTGCTACGGCTTGTGCGTGATGAGAACCTCGATGACGAGGGAAAGTTGTTGAAAGAAACCACGGCAGAGATCTTCAGAGGTTTGGAAAACGGCAGTAGCTTTTCTCTAATTCTGAGAGATCTCTCGAAGATGAAACACGAAGAGGTTATAAGATTACTCGGGTTACTTTCTTGGACTATTCACTTCAGACTAGCAGAGGAATGTCAGACGCCAGATTCATGGGAGCTTCTATTTAGAAAAAATGGGATTGAATCCCGCAGGTCTAGTGACCACTCATTGCTGCTAAGCCATAAGGGATTCTCTGAAGAAAGCGAATCTGACTCAGATAGTAGAAGCCAGGTTTCTAAAAAGAGGCacaagagggagaagaagaaaagaaagaagaaaaagaagagggctattgatgatgatgaggagctTTTAGGTCTGCATCAAACAAGTCGAAGTTGGTTGCTATCTACTGATGGGTTTTCTGCAACATGGACCAGT GTGGATTTGCCGGATCACATCGCAAAGTATAGTTTGTCGACATGGATGAAGTGGTTACTAGCTAGACAAAAATGA